The Rhopalosiphum maidis isolate BTI-1 chromosome 1, ASM367621v3, whole genome shotgun sequence genome has a segment encoding these proteins:
- the LOC113557712 gene encoding uncharacterized protein LOC113557712, translating to MNGIIEYDQKLTTLPKFLLIHQLSPKKNYWNIIFIFTTIYYITITLIILHSLPPKTININIITVYFIRLEFFIDVAVIFYSYFYLQQLEYRFQMLNHSWKYLLPGFLTNPEESTHSLTEITLDKLRLLHAELSDLLRIFSEGFGKLLLGYFLFTYMVMIVNFYFIIIYTRKIVEYNFINIIQKCMPCFWQIQNVTLILSIIIAASRVREKKRKIISHLRLIRISNLSANLKIQVKLFMNQISVLESSEITAFGVFNINLNLVVSILVLLIIGLVTIIQMQEHPIMLQLEENLQIFIKNINNKNITV from the exons ATGAATGGTATAATCGAATACGACCAAAAACTCACAACATTGCCAAAGTTTTTACTGATTCACCAACTTTCACCGAAGAAAAACTATTGgaacataatattcatttttacaacaatttattatatcacgattacattaattattctgCATTCATTGCCACCGAAGACCataaacatcaatattattaccgtgtattttattcgtttagAATTCTTCATAGATGTTgcggtaatattttattcgtatttttacCTACAACAATTGGAGTATAGATTCCAAATGTTAAATCATTCGTGGAAATATCTTCTACCCGGGTTTCTAACCAACCCTGAGGAATCGACACATTCCTTAACAGAAATAACGCTGGATAAACTTCGATTGTTACACGCTGAATTATCGGAtctattaagaatatttagtgAGGGTTTTGGAAAATTGCTATTGggatactttttatttacttatatggttatgatagttaatttttattttataattatttacactcgaaaaatagtagaatataattttatcaatattatacaaaaatgtatgccATGTTTTTGGCAAATCCAGAATGTCACACTGATTTTATCCATCATCATCGCTGCATCACGTGTCCGTGAAAAG AAACGGAAGATAATATCACATTTACGATTAATAAggatttcaaatttatcaGCCAACCtaaaaatacaa GTGAAATTGTTTATGAACCAAATATCAGTTCTTGAATCAAGCGAAATCACAGCTTTTGgagtttttaacataaatttaaatcttgttGTATCA atacttgtattacttataatcggtttagttacaataatacaaatgcaAGAACATCCAATAATGTTACAATTAGAAGAGAATTTAcagatatttataaagaatataaataacaaaaatattactgtcTGA
- the LOC113557713 gene encoding uncharacterized protein LOC113557713, translating to MNGIIEYDQKLKSLPKVLLIHQSSQRKKYWNIIFIFTSIYYIAITIIGLHLWPPKTKDIIMIFVYYIRLEFFVSISVMFSSYFSLYQLEYRFEMLNHSWKYLLPGFLTNLGELTHSITEMTLDKLRLLHAELSDLLRIFSEGYGQILLGYFVFTYIDMLLSLYFSINVTPKVEVYNFTNLVKKCLPYIFQIQNVILVLSIIIAASRVHEKKRKMISHVRLIRISNLSANLKIQLKMFVNQISVLESSEITAFGIFSINLNLVITILVLLLTGLLTIIQMKEHPIMLKIDRNTKNFLRNISYITND from the exons ATGAATGGTATAATCGAATACGACCAAAAACTCAAATCATTACCAAAGGTTTTGTTGATTCACCAATCTTcacagagaaaaaaatattggaacataatattcattttcacgtcaatttattatatagcaataacaataattggtCTGCACTTATGGCCACCGAAGACCAAAGACATCATTATgattttcgtatattatattcgattaGAGTTCTTCGTGAGTATTTCAGTAATGTTTTCCTCGTATTTTTCCCTATATCAATTGGAGTATAGATTCGAAATGTTAAATCATTCGTGGAAATACCTTCTACCCGGATTTCTAACCAATCTTGGGGAATTGACACATTCCATAACAGAAATGACGCTGGATAAACTTCGGCTGCTACACGCTGAGCTATCAGATCTATTAAGAATATTCAGTGAGGGTTACGGACAAATACTATTAGGATACTTCGTATTCACTTATATTGATATGCtacttagtttatatttttcaattaatgttACTCCAAAAGTAGAAGTATATAATTTCACCAATTtagtgaaaaaatgtttaccatACATTTTCCAAATACAGAATGTCATACTAGTATTATCTATCATCATTGCTGCATCACGTGTCCATGAAAAG aaaCGGAAGATGATATCACATGTACGATTAATAAggatttcaaatttatcaGCCAACCTAAAAATAcaa ttgAAAATGTTTGTGAATCAAATATCAGTTCTTGAATCAAGCGAAATCACAGCTTTTGGAATTTTcagcataaatttaaatcttgttATAACA atacttgtattattgttaactggtttacttacaataatacaaatgaaaGAACATccaattatgttaaaaatagacCGAAATACAAAGAATTTTTTGCGGAATATAAGTTACATAACTAATGACTAa